The Megachile rotundata isolate GNS110a chromosome 8, iyMegRotu1, whole genome shotgun sequence genome has a segment encoding these proteins:
- the LOC100879416 gene encoding uncharacterized protein LOC100879416 isoform X4: MIIQLHLFAFQNITMLEIDRSLQDRAKIDCLKNYAKALGIPLKNTLERLQTYYRFREMSGQSGGHRLRLSKLNDQLTCKLCGGYFIDATTIIECLHSFCRSCIVKYLENNKYCPICEVQVHKSKPLLNIRPDHTLQDIVYKLVPGCYQNEMRCRREFYSKHPEAYTQATSPEARGEPTESHIYSPDESLSLSLEYFSPTKDVKGVPVKPLLRRYLRCPAAVTIFHLQKLIRAKYGLTDAHRVDIMYKEEPLSTSYTLMDVMYIYHWRRKVPLHLSYRIFESSPKRIKLSEDNVNYKTSLLHAGIDSIDSKEEQSLKREWKEVQLKISETGIMSITDISNQQFQKSAGVENSIVPKIETIDTSIANDNTSGNNIFEIAKQNEQSSGDISSKVHELDDKKNSNQVETKKISTEGTENTVSCKNEEEPKNHLDSTNVEDKTVSQSKETVQCIDDNDNRNNIENEDQKDSSRNNNNITIEETKLETSKQNSKNEIKLVNTGSKINALSVKLQFQPKIEQLNTNNNVSLKKTVKDKKIMPQSSKKADTKTTENVKSAELKNSDASKAQVMANNCGTAMNKSLIPYSTKMISQKSALESQESADSDSSMHLTTTSVSSEAKESDSNMKKVQQTEQDKNSSQKDNVSEKKTCSQKTNGQTNTIFQKMPYVQLEPLTSESFGSPNVSTSRAATVGNNINPTSTSTISQSVSTFPYTVQDLVNNTVLKNSLKNLTSTTQKLSVATSSENSSETTTCAVSENTTFSMPSTNVSSSKSTYSNSIINTSKESATKGNLEITGTYSVPPCPDAIPISLMKPTVRKSEVVTRGLNINEICAKIGASGSKIDDICAKIGENSKEKNKIEVRSKSEIPDLLKIGRKNSSQSGLTDSSAKQQHQNIPSVPVYAPNSNAVTVESKNAYVNVKDSPRATSLVSNSPIVTSHSLQKVPSSVSKKQSQAVGYKTLRDPPRCWNPTLSKNNYVAVKNQSKEAQNQLHQTALFERSKTIQSKPAKIFKMRNMPRYLGNPASGVKPMYGISNECKEKEQASITPTTTTNASNSSKNGSLSMMKIDPKTLSPIVSTVNSPIVSPPPYSPSARSYPNPPFSRDICRSTGSPISPKNSPVNMLSTSPFIPSPTPNMNPRLIYPHFPPPFPDATRFPNPLIRSPIGIPSPSAFHSSLPPSINKLYQRSSYIPQTTGFSPVSQPPTVQRIPPSTYSSPKSPKTTSLTAMSPTSYGLVKQETQTVATSLETNNLLLPKSSSQEDVSAFNLSKTGNFCNAETVKTSTDIVRNSKSTTVCLASNIGQNKHSLTVTSKIKLEPSLSTGEQEQNKEQLEKEAAKY, translated from the exons GATGTCAGGTCAGAGTGGAGGGCATCGCTTACGGTTGTCCAAACTCAATGATCAACTAACATGCAAATTATGCGGTGGATATTTTATTGATGCCACTACTATTATAGAGTGCTTGCATTCGT TTTGCAGGAGTTGTATTGTGAAGTATCTGGAAAACAATAAATATTGTCCAATATGCGAGGTACAGGTGCACAAAAGTAAACCACTATTGAACATTCGTCCAGACCACACTTTGCAGGACATTGTGTATAAATTGGTACCTGGATGTTATCAAA ATGAGATGCGATGCAGAAGGGAGTTCTACTCCAAACATCCTGAAGCATACACTCAGGCAACATCTCCAGAAGCAAGAGGAGAGCCAACCGAATCACATATATATTCTCCGGATGAATCTCTTAGTTTGTCATTGGAATATTTCAGTCCAACTAAAGATGTTAAAGGAGTACCTGTGAAACCTTTATTAAGGCGATATCTTCGTTGTCCTGCAGCAGTAACCATTTTTCATTTGCAAAAACTTATTCGTGCTAAATATGGCTTAACCGATGCACACAGGGTAGACATAATGTATAAGGAGGAACCATTATCCACTAGTTATACATTGATGGATGTAATGTATATTTATCATTGGAGGCGG AAAGTGCCATTGCATTTAAGTTATAGGATATTTGAATCTTCTCCTAAACGAATAAAACTTTCAGAAGATAACGTCAATTATAAAACATCCTTACTTCATGCTGGAATTGATTCCATCGACTCAAAAGAAGAACAATCGCTAAAAAGAGAATGGAAAGAAGTTCAATTAAAAATCTCTGAAACTGGTATAATGAGTATCACGGATATATCAAACCAACAATTTCAGAAAAGTGCAGGAGTTGAAAACTCAATTGTTCCAAAAATCGAAACAATAGATACATCAATAGCCAACGATAATACTAGTGGAAACAACATATTTGAGATTGCTAAACAAAACGAGCAGTCGTCGGGTGATATTTCTTCTAAAGTACATGAACTTGATGACAAGAAAAATAGCAATCAAGTAGAAACCAAGAAAATTTCAACTGAGGGAACAGAAAATACGGTAAGCtgtaaaaatgaagaagaaccAAAAAATCATTTGGATAGTACTAATGTCGAAGACAAAACAGTTTCACAGTCGAAAGAAACTGTACAGTGTATAGATGATAATGACAATAGAAATAATATCGAGAATGAGGATCAAAAAGATTCATCtagaaataacaataatattacaattgaGGAAACTAAATTAGAAACATCCAAACAGAattcaaaaaatgaaataaaacttgtaaatacCGGATCTAAGATCAATGCTCTAAGCGTAAAGTTGCAGTTTCAACCAAAAATCGAGCaacttaatactaataataatgtGTCTTTGAAGAAAACtgtaaaagataaaaaaattatGCCACAATCGTCGAAAAAAGCGGATACAAAGACCACTGAAAATGTAAAATCTGCGGAACTAAAAAATTCTGATGCTTCAAAAGCACAGGTTATGGCAAATAATTGTGGAACTGCAATGAATAAATCATTGATACCGTACTCTACAAAAATGATATCGCAAAAATCTGCTTTAGAATCCCAAGAAAGTGCAGATTCTGATTCGTCGATGCATTTAACCACCACCTCCGTTAGTTCTGAAGCAAAAGAATCAGACTCTAATATGAAAAAAGTGCAACAAACTGAACAAGATAAAAATTCTTCTCAAAAAGATAACGTTTCAGAAAAAAAGACGTGTTCCCAGAAGACAAATGGACAAACAAACACAATTTTCCAAAAGATGCCGTACGTGCAGCTTGAACCACTCACAAGTGAGAGTTTCGGGTCACCTAATGTCTCCACATCTCGAGCTGCAACAGttggtaataatataaatcCAACCTCTACATCAACGATAAGTCAGTCTGTGTCTACGTTTCCTTACACGGTTCAAGATCTAGTAAACAATACAGTGTTGAAAAATTCGTTGAAGAATTTGACATCAACGACTCAAAAATTGTCTGTAGCTACATCTTCAGAAAACAGCTCAGAAACAACTACATGTGCAGTATCGGAAAACACCACATTTAGTATGCCTTCTACGAACGTTTCTTCTTCAAAAAGCACATACTCAAATTCAATAATAAACACTTCAAAGGAATCAGCAACAAAAGGAAACTTAGAAATAACTGGTACATATTCAGTGCCTCCATGTCCCGATGCTATTCCGATTTCTTTAATGAAACCAACTGTTCGTAAAAGCGAAGTGGTTACTAGAGGTttgaatataaatgaaatttgtgcAAAGATTGGAGCCTCTGGTTCAAAAATTGATGATATTTGCGCTAAAATTGGGGAGAATTCTAAGGAAAAGAACAAGATAGAAGTAAGAAGCAAATCTGAAATTccagatttgttaaaaattggaAGGAAAAATAGTTCACAGTCTGGATTGACTGATTCGTCTGCTAAACAACAACATCAAAATATTCCAAGTGTACCCGTTTATGCTCCAAATAGTAATGCAGTTACTGTGGAAAGTAAGAATGCTTATGTAAATGTGAAGGATAGTCCAAGAGCTACATCGCTAGTATCTAATTCTCCAATAGTAACGTCACACTCTTTACAAAAAGTTCCTTCTTCTGTTTCTAAAAAGCAAAGTCAAGCTGTGGGGTATAAAACGCTTCGTGATCCTCCGAGATGCTGGAATCCTACTCTTTCAAAAAACAATTATGTAGCAGTTAAAAATCAAAGTAAAGAGGCACAAAACCAATTACATCAGACTGCACTCTTTGAAAGGAGTAAAACTATTCAATCCAAACCTGCTAAGATCTTCAAAATGAGAAACATGCCTAGATATTTGGGTAATCCTGCCTCTGGGGTGAAACCAATGTACGGgattagtaatgagtgtaaagAAAAAGAGCAGgcatcgataacaccaacaacGACAACAAATGCATCAAACAGTTCCAAAAATGGGAGTCTAAGTATGATGAAGATAGATCCTAAAACTCTATCTCCAATCGTTTCTACAGTTAATTCACCTATCGTTTCGCCACCTCCATATTCTCCTAGTGCAAGAAGTTACCCGAATCCTCCATTTTCAAGAGATATTTGTAGAAGTACTGGCTCACCGATATCTCCAAAGAATTCTCCAGTAAATATGCTTTCAACAAGTCCTTTTATACCTTCCCCAACACCAAATATGAATCCCAGATTAATTTATCCTCATTTTCCACCACCTTTTCCAGATGCTACCAGGTTTCCAAATCCTTTAATACGTTCACCAATAGGAATTCCATCTCCTAGTGCCTTCCATAGTAGTTTACCACCttcaattaataaattgtatcaACGATCCAGTTATATTCCACAGACTACTGGCTTCTCTCCAGTTTCACAACCACCAACAGTCCAGAGAATACCACCAAGCACTTATTCTTCACCTAAGTCGCCTAAAACTACCTCTTTAACAGCAATGTCACCTACGTCTTATGGTTTGGTTAAACAGGAAACACAAACTGTCGCAACATCTCTCGAAACTAATAATTTACTTCTTCCAAAAAGTTCATCACAGGAAGATGTCAGTGCATTTAATTTATCTAAGACTGGGAACTTCTGTAATGCAGAAACTGTTAAAACATCAACAGATATAGTTCGAAATTCTAAATCGACCACTGTTTGTCTTGCTTCAAACATTGGACAAAATAAACATTCATTAACTGTTACTTCAAAGATTAAGTTAGAACCTTCACTTAGTACAGGAGAACAAGAACAGAACAAAGAGCAACTAGAAAAAGAAGCTGCAAAAT ATTAA